In one window of Miscanthus floridulus cultivar M001 chromosome 12, ASM1932011v1, whole genome shotgun sequence DNA:
- the LOC136496967 gene encoding F-box/kelch-repeat protein SKIP30-like isoform X1 codes for MCRLHKYCCFLAAILSCTMPSTLLDGLPNEVALQCLARVPFLFHPMLQLVCRSWRASVCSGELLKIRNQIDATEELLCVLAFEPENMWQLYDPLRDKWITLPVMPSQIRNIARFGVASVAGKLYVIGGGSDRVDPLTGDHDRIFASNEVWSYDPLHRVWSQRAPMLVARAMFACCALDGKIIVAGGFTNCRKSISKAEIYDPEAGLWEPLPDLRLAHSSACTGLVIKGKMHVLHKGLSTVQILEDGGSHWAVEDFSWLQGPMAMVGGELYVLSNSCIMKQRGENFPDKMVSCASEFQSRIGFGMIGVGDNIYLVGGVIGPGPRNQCIKPLSDVDILNVTSERPTWRPGSPMTHCRGSICGCALLRI; via the coding sequence ATGTGCAGGCTTCATAAGTATTGTTGCTTTCTTGCTGCAATATTATCGTGCACAATGCCATCGACCTTACTTGATGGTCTCCCTAACGAAGTTGCTCTCCAGTGCCTTGCACGGGTGCCATTCTTGTTCCATCCGATGCTTCAGTTGGTTTGCCGCTCTTGGCGAGCATCAGTTTGCAGTGGCGAACTTCTCAAAATTCGGAATCAGATTGACGCGACAGAAGAGCTCTTGTGTGTGTTGGCATTTGAACCAGAAAACATGTGGCAACTGTATGATCCCCTACGAGACAAGTGGATAACTCTCCCTGTCATGCCATCTCAGATTAGGAACATAGCCCGCTTTGGAGTGGCCTCAGTTGCTGGCAAGCTCTATGTAATTGGTGGTGGCAGTGATCGAGTTGATCCGCTTACTGGAGATCATGACAGGATCTTTGCAAGCAATGAGGTTTGGTCTTATGATCCGCTCCACCGAGTGTGGTCCCAGAGGGCTCCTATGCTTGTGGCTCGAGCAATGTTTGCTTGTTGTGCATTGGATGGGAAAATAATCGTCGCAGGAGGCTTCACTAACTGCCGCAAATCGATATCAAAGGCTGAGATCTATGACCCTGAAGCTGGCCTATGGGAGCCTCTCCCTGACCTTCGTCTGGCTCACAGCTCTGCATGTACTGGACTTGTCATCAAGGGTAAGATGCATGTATTGCATAAAGGTCTATCGACAGTGCAGATTCTGGAAGATGGTGGCAGTCATTGGGCTGTTGAGGATTTTTCTTGGCTGCAAGGCCCGATGGCGATGGTTGGTGGAGAGCTGTATGTGCTGAGTAACAGCTGTATTATGAAGCAACGTGGTGAGAATTTCCCTGATAAGATGGTGTCATGCGCATCTGAGTTCCAGAGCAGGATCGGTTTCGGGATGATTGGTGTGGGTGACAACATATATTTGGTTGGGGGAGTGATTGGACCTGGGCCGAGAAACCAATGCATCAAGCCGCTATCTGATGTTGATATCTTGAACGTCACAAGTGAGAGACCAACCTGGAGACCAGGGTCACCGATGACACATTGTCGAGGGAGCATCTGCGGCTGCGCTTTGTTGAGGATTTAG
- the LOC136496967 gene encoding F-box/kelch-repeat protein SKIP30-like isoform X2: MPSTLLDGLPNEVALQCLARVPFLFHPMLQLVCRSWRASVCSGELLKIRNQIDATEELLCVLAFEPENMWQLYDPLRDKWITLPVMPSQIRNIARFGVASVAGKLYVIGGGSDRVDPLTGDHDRIFASNEVWSYDPLHRVWSQRAPMLVARAMFACCALDGKIIVAGGFTNCRKSISKAEIYDPEAGLWEPLPDLRLAHSSACTGLVIKGKMHVLHKGLSTVQILEDGGSHWAVEDFSWLQGPMAMVGGELYVLSNSCIMKQRGENFPDKMVSCASEFQSRIGFGMIGVGDNIYLVGGVIGPGPRNQCIKPLSDVDILNVTSERPTWRPGSPMTHCRGSICGCALLRI; the protein is encoded by the coding sequence ATGCCATCGACCTTACTTGATGGTCTCCCTAACGAAGTTGCTCTCCAGTGCCTTGCACGGGTGCCATTCTTGTTCCATCCGATGCTTCAGTTGGTTTGCCGCTCTTGGCGAGCATCAGTTTGCAGTGGCGAACTTCTCAAAATTCGGAATCAGATTGACGCGACAGAAGAGCTCTTGTGTGTGTTGGCATTTGAACCAGAAAACATGTGGCAACTGTATGATCCCCTACGAGACAAGTGGATAACTCTCCCTGTCATGCCATCTCAGATTAGGAACATAGCCCGCTTTGGAGTGGCCTCAGTTGCTGGCAAGCTCTATGTAATTGGTGGTGGCAGTGATCGAGTTGATCCGCTTACTGGAGATCATGACAGGATCTTTGCAAGCAATGAGGTTTGGTCTTATGATCCGCTCCACCGAGTGTGGTCCCAGAGGGCTCCTATGCTTGTGGCTCGAGCAATGTTTGCTTGTTGTGCATTGGATGGGAAAATAATCGTCGCAGGAGGCTTCACTAACTGCCGCAAATCGATATCAAAGGCTGAGATCTATGACCCTGAAGCTGGCCTATGGGAGCCTCTCCCTGACCTTCGTCTGGCTCACAGCTCTGCATGTACTGGACTTGTCATCAAGGGTAAGATGCATGTATTGCATAAAGGTCTATCGACAGTGCAGATTCTGGAAGATGGTGGCAGTCATTGGGCTGTTGAGGATTTTTCTTGGCTGCAAGGCCCGATGGCGATGGTTGGTGGAGAGCTGTATGTGCTGAGTAACAGCTGTATTATGAAGCAACGTGGTGAGAATTTCCCTGATAAGATGGTGTCATGCGCATCTGAGTTCCAGAGCAGGATCGGTTTCGGGATGATTGGTGTGGGTGACAACATATATTTGGTTGGGGGAGTGATTGGACCTGGGCCGAGAAACCAATGCATCAAGCCGCTATCTGATGTTGATATCTTGAACGTCACAAGTGAGAGACCAACCTGGAGACCAGGGTCACCGATGACACATTGTCGAGGGAGCATCTGCGGCTGCGCTTTGTTGAGGATTTAG
- the LOC136496730 gene encoding anthocyanin regulatory R-S protein-like has translation MCGSFTYIEPTVSVRRAMALSASQVQEELQQPAERQLRNQLAAAARSINWTYALFWSISSTQPRVLTWTDGFYNGEVETRKISNSVELTADQLVLQRSEQLRELYEALLSGECDRRAALARPVGSLSPQDLGDTEWYYVICMTYAFRPGQGLPGRSFASNEHVWLCNAHLTGSKAFPRALLAKSASIQSIVCIPLMGGVLELGTTDTVPEDPDLVSRATAAFLEPQCPVYLQEPSSNPSANEAGEAADIVVFEDLGHNAMETMTAAGNEPVSLFNASLEHITKEIDFYSLCEEMDVRPLPLEDSFIIVDGSNFEVPSSPQPPPPGATTNNAADTSSALVDGSRATSFMAWTRSSQSCSDEAVAVPVIEEPQKLLKKVMAGGGATRTNCGGGGGTTVTAQEISGIKNHVMSEPKRREKLNDMFLILKSLVPSIQKVDKVSILAETIAYLKELQRRVQELESKRPTTTRPRGIGNESVRKKLSAGSKRKSPEFGGDVEKEHPWVFPKDGTSNVTVTVSDRDVLLEVQCRWEELLMTRVFDAIKSLHLDVHSVQASAPDGFMGLKIRAQFVGSGAVVPGMISEALRKAIGNR, from the exons ATGTGTGGTTCCTTCACATATATAGAGCCTACAGTATCAG TAAGGCGCGCGATGGCACTATCAGCTTCCCAGGTTCAGGAAGAACTGCAGCAGCCTGCTGAGAGGCAGTTGAGGAACCAGCTCGCTGCAGCCGCGAGGAGCATCAACTGGACCTATGCCCTCTTCTGGTCCATTTCAAGCACTCAACCAAG GGTGCTGACGTGGACGGACGGGTTCTACAACGGCGAGGTGGAGACGCGGAAGATCTCCAACTCCGTGGAGCTGACTGCCGACCAGCTCGTCTTGCAGAGGAGCGAGCAGCTCCGGGAGCTGTACGAGGCCCTCCTGTCCGGCGAGTGCGACCGTCGCGCGGCGCTGGCGCGGCCGGTCGGCTCGCTGTCGCCACAGGACCTCGGCGACACCGAGTGGTACTACGTGATCTGCATGACATACGCCTTCCGGCCTGGCCAAGG GTTGCCGGGCAGGAGTTTTGCGAGCAACGAGCATGTCTGGCTGTGCAACGCGCACCTCACCGGCAGCAAAGCCTTCCCCCGCGCGCTCCTGGCCAAG AGCGCGTCCATTCAG TCAATCGTCTGCATCCCGCTTATGGGTGGCGTGCTTGAGCTGGGTACAACTGATACG GTGCCGGAGGACCCGGACTTGGTCAGCCGAGCAACCGCAGCTTTCTTGGAGCCGCAATGTCCGGTATACTTGCAAGAGCCGAGCTCCAACCCGTCAGCAAACGAAGCCGGCGAGGCCGCAGACATTGTTGTGTTCGAGGACCTCGGTCACAATGCCATGGAGACGATGACTGCCGCCGGAAATGAACCCGTCAGCCTGTTCAATGCAAGCCTGGAGCACATCACGAAGGAGATCGACTTCTACAGCCTCTGCGAGGAAATGGACGTGCGGCCACTACCACTAGAGGATAGCTTCATCATAGTGGACGGTTCTAATTTCGAAGTCCCGTCGTCCCCGCAGCCACCGCCCCCGGGGGCTACCACTAACAACGCTGCCGACACCTCAAGCGCACTAGTTGACGGCTCCCGCGCGACCAGTTTCATGGCTTGGACGAGGTCCTCGCAGTCGTGCTCCGATGAAGCGGTAGCGGTGCCGGTCATCGAAGAGCCGCAGAAATTGCTGAAGAAAGTGATGGCCGGCGGCGGAGCTACTAGGACCAACTGTGGTGGCGGCGGGGGCACGACGGTAACAGCGCAGGAAATAAGTGGCATCAAGAATCACGTCATGTCAGAGCCAAAGCGCCGGGAGAAGCTCAACGACAtgttcctcattctcaagtcgtTGGTTCCGTCCATTCAAAAG GTGGACAAAGTGTCGATCCTCGCCGAAACGATAGCCTACCTCAAGGAGCTTCAGCGAAGGGTACAAGAGCTGGAATCCA AAAGGCCTACGACTACAAGGCCCCGTGGCATTGGCAATGAGAGTGTCAGGAAGAAACTCTCTGCGGGCTCCAAGAGGAAGAGCCCAGAGTTCGGCGGTGACGTGGAGAAGGAGCACCCCTGGGTCTTCCCCAAGGACGGCACCAGCAACGTCACCGTCACCGTCTCGGACAGGGACGTGCTCCTGGAGGTGCAATGCCGGTGGGAGGAGCTCCTGATGACACGGGTGTTCGACGCCATCAAGAGCCTCCACTTGGACGTTCACTCGGTTCAGGCTTCGGCACCAGATGGCTTTATGGGGCTCAAGATACGAGCTCAG TTTGTTGGCTCCGGTGCCGTCGTGCCCGGGATGATCAGCGAGGCTCTTCGTAAAGCTATAGGGAATCGATGA